In the Castor canadensis chromosome 1, mCasCan1.hap1v2, whole genome shotgun sequence genome, TATAAAAGGAAGATCTCAAAGTCCAGGGGTTTGGCTTGGGTGAAGTTGTAACAACACAAACTAAGAAATGACAATGATAGAGCttcaaaatgtataaacaatGGATTGATGGGGGAAATCCTTGAAgtagaaatttcagaaaataaattgacacaatttattttaatgcaacaatgattaaaatgtataataatgGTGAGGTTTATATAGAAATGGTAATTTGGATTGAGTATGGGGGTTCAGGAATTAACTGAAGCTTTGAAAGAATTCAAATTGCCTAGAAATTTTATATGaatcagaagagaagagaatgagtataaaagaaacaaacaaaacaagaaatataGATTGTATGCTTTTTGTGCAAAGGGGGCTTTAAATTTGTAAAAGAGAGGATAGATGTGGAGAATCATAACTCTGAAATGGAAAATGTAACACTTTAGAAAGATAATTTCTAAgcaaaaatgttggtgaggtcATCAAGTTCTATATTATCATTTTCATTGCAGCATATGGATGATTTATATCAGAGTCAAATAGTTGGGTGTCTAAAATGCAAGAGACTGGAACTCATCCCTGATATTTCAAATTTCTAGTAATGGGAGTCTAGTATTTCACAAACTCAAGTGGGATTTCCTTTATGAATATATTGAAAGAGAGGAATTAGAAAGGATATCCCAAACACACACATTTCAATGGTACATATTTAGTACTATTTAGAAGCCCTTCCTCAGACAACTAAATTTTTTAGTCAGTTATATTGAGTTAATTACTTACATTCaaaaattttatcaattttaataGTAACATTAGATgattatgaaatatataaaataatataatcacTACATCAACCTTGGAATGGAGCATTTTCAAAAATCTCATGGAAGGTTTGTATATGTCATTTTGTAACCAGATGCTTTGTTTTCCCTATCCACCCCCAAAATCACTGGTTTCCAtcactgactttttcttttcccatgtaAGAGAGATTAAACAGCATGTGGTATTTTATACTTGTTTCTTTCACATAGAATATGTGTCCAATTTCTGCAGTTGTATCTATCAGTAATTTCATCCCTTTTAAATTTAACTTACATGGATCTGTTATAGTTTATTTAGCCATTcaataatgaatatatatttggttttcttccagattttttctATTATAAGTAAAGCTtctatgaataattttatttaggtctttatgtagaaaaatgtttcatttctcttgaataaATTCTTCAGAGTAAAATTGTTGGGTGATATTAGCTGTATGATAAATCcatatttaacttaaaataattgaattcTTTTTCAGAGAAGCTATACACTTTCGCAACACATCATCAATGTATGAGAATTCCAGTTGTTCTACAtactcaccaaaaaaaagtggTGCTTAATTTTGAGTGCTCTGTATCGTAATTTTATAACTCTATGTATAAgcaatttctttttacttctcaTTTCAACTTCCCTAATACATGATGTCTCTTTTACAGGTTTATAAGCATCCTTACTGAAGACCTACCTACATCTCACTATGTTAGCTTTTAGCAACACTTCTAATTGGcccattttttccttcattggcATTCCTGGTCTGGAGGCTGCACACATGTGGATTTCCATCCCCTTCTGTCTGCTGTACCTGGTAGCCCTTGCGGGTAATGTTCTTCTCCTCGTTCTCGTTAAAGCAGAACAGAAACTCCATGAGCCCCAGTTCTATTTTTTGGCCATGCTGGCCCTCACTGACATAGGGCTTTCATTGTCAACAATGCCTAGTGTCTTGGCTGTCTTCTGGTTCGATATCCACCACATTGGTCTGGATGCATGCCTGACCCAAATGTTCTTCATTCATACCCTCTCCTCTGTAGAATCAGGTGTGTTGGTAGCCATGGCTTTTGACCGTTTGGTGGCTATAAGTGCTCCTCTAAACTACACCAGGATCCTGACCCACTATACTGTTGCCTGCTTTAGTGGAGCTGCCCTCATACGAGGTGCCACTCTACTGGCTCCTCTGCCTTTTTTTCTCAGGGCCTTTCCTTTCTGTGGAGCCAATGTCCTGTCACACTCTTACTGCTACTACTCAGATATGGTGCAC is a window encoding:
- the LOC109680902 gene encoding olfactory receptor 51G2-like, translating into MLAFSNTSNWPIFSFIGIPGLEAAHMWISIPFCLLYLVALAGNVLLLVLVKAEQKLHEPQFYFLAMLALTDIGLSLSTMPSVLAVFWFDIHHIGLDACLTQMFFIHTLSSVESGVLVAMAFDRLVAISAPLNYTRILTHYTVACFSGAALIRGATLLAPLPFFLRAFPFCGANVLSHSYCYYSDMVHLACGDVTFISVYGLLCVLCTFAVDVLFILVSYMKILGTIMKLGIQDRNWKSLQTCACHLCTVLVFYVPLISLAVLHRYTQETSPVLYTTMSNAYLLMTPLLNPLVYSLKSRQIQAALHKRFWMQRVVAGE